From Catellatospora citrea, one genomic window encodes:
- a CDS encoding YybH family protein, translated as MAGFTGSPQDEDAIGEVMARLGHAFGSLSADGVADLYTADADWTNAFGTTRTGGAQIAAYLTELFADRHFAAGRPLGPSRADIRFLSTDVAVVKTYLEREGQQRADGSAMPVRRNFSLKAFVREPDGWKIASDMYMDARDDATLPAAS; from the coding sequence ATGGCCGGCTTCACGGGCAGTCCGCAGGACGAGGACGCGATCGGCGAGGTGATGGCGCGGCTGGGGCACGCGTTCGGCAGCCTGTCCGCCGACGGGGTCGCCGACCTCTACACCGCGGACGCCGACTGGACGAACGCGTTCGGCACGACCCGGACCGGCGGCGCGCAGATCGCGGCATACCTCACCGAACTGTTCGCCGACCGGCACTTCGCCGCGGGCCGGCCGCTCGGGCCGTCGCGGGCCGACATCCGCTTCCTGAGCACGGACGTGGCGGTGGTCAAGACCTATCTCGAACGCGAGGGGCAGCAGCGCGCCGACGGGTCGGCGATGCCGGTGCGGCGCAACTTCTCGCTGAAGGCGTTCGTCCGCGAGCCGGACGGCTGGAAGATCGCGTCCGACATGTACATGGACGCCCGCGACGACGCCACCCTGCCCGCGGCGAGCTGA
- a CDS encoding right-handed parallel beta-helix repeat-containing protein, which produces MRVTSLAATAALTLGAVLALPAPMAAAAPTRHEAETSPAVCVGAIDSNWAGFSGSGFCNGDNNTGGYAQFTVTASAAGTATLGVRFANGTTTARPAALAVNGATVQTVSFEGTGTWDAWTTKTLTVNVNAGSNTVRLTPTTSTGLANVDYLEFESGATPPPTNALYVATTGNDANAGTLSAPLKTIQRAVDLAQAGYTIHVRGGTYAPSANVQLLKNGTSSQPITLRNYGSEKVVLDGENMSYTPGAVDSTIPRAERGAIHIEGDWWRIVGLEIVHGPYAVFGLDTNNSVFERLTTRDNYESGLHLQGSSSNNLILNLDSYGNRDPRKNGESADGLAIKEGSGSGNVVRGARLWNNSDDGLDFWMFSSPILLENSLSWGNGFNRWNLPNYTGDGNGFKLGGNAVSASHTVRNSMTWDNAVGGFIDNNNPGQHLIDRCTAWDNPGTGFNVNRSDSTLTRNLAVANGTAVSLGANSSGSGNSWDLGGAWSLQSTDPSTITGARAADGSIPSSTFLRPTSGADVGARF; this is translated from the coding sequence ATGAGAGTCACATCATTGGCCGCAACCGCCGCGCTGACCCTCGGCGCGGTGCTGGCGCTGCCCGCACCCATGGCGGCGGCCGCGCCGACCCGCCACGAGGCCGAGACCTCGCCCGCCGTGTGCGTTGGCGCCATCGACAGCAACTGGGCCGGGTTCTCCGGCAGCGGCTTCTGCAACGGCGACAACAACACCGGCGGCTATGCGCAGTTCACCGTCACCGCGTCGGCCGCGGGCACCGCCACCCTGGGCGTACGCTTCGCCAACGGCACCACGACCGCCCGGCCCGCCGCCCTGGCCGTGAACGGGGCGACGGTGCAGACCGTGTCGTTCGAGGGCACTGGCACGTGGGACGCCTGGACCACGAAAACGCTGACGGTGAACGTCAACGCCGGCAGCAACACCGTCCGGCTTACCCCCACCACGTCCACGGGCCTCGCGAACGTGGACTACCTGGAGTTCGAGTCCGGTGCCACCCCGCCGCCGACGAACGCGCTGTACGTCGCGACCACCGGCAACGACGCGAACGCGGGCACCCTCAGCGCGCCGCTGAAGACCATCCAACGGGCGGTCGACCTGGCACAGGCGGGATACACGATCCACGTGCGCGGCGGGACCTACGCCCCGAGCGCCAACGTGCAGCTGCTCAAGAACGGCACGTCGAGCCAACCGATCACGCTGCGCAACTACGGCAGCGAGAAGGTCGTGCTCGACGGCGAGAACATGTCGTACACGCCGGGCGCGGTGGACTCCACGATCCCCCGCGCCGAACGCGGCGCGATCCACATCGAGGGCGACTGGTGGCGCATCGTAGGCCTGGAGATCGTCCACGGCCCGTACGCCGTCTTCGGCCTGGACACCAACAACAGCGTGTTCGAGCGGCTGACCACCCGCGACAACTACGAGAGCGGCCTGCACCTGCAGGGCTCGTCCAGCAACAACCTGATCCTCAACCTGGACAGCTACGGCAACCGCGACCCGCGCAAGAACGGCGAGAGCGCCGACGGCCTGGCCATCAAGGAGGGTTCCGGCAGCGGCAACGTGGTGCGCGGCGCGCGGCTGTGGAACAACTCCGACGACGGGCTGGACTTCTGGATGTTCTCCTCGCCGATCCTGCTGGAGAACAGCCTGTCCTGGGGCAACGGGTTCAACCGGTGGAACCTGCCGAACTACACCGGCGACGGCAACGGGTTCAAGCTCGGCGGCAACGCCGTGTCCGCGAGCCACACCGTACGCAACAGCATGACCTGGGACAACGCGGTCGGCGGCTTCATCGACAACAACAACCCCGGCCAGCATCTGATCGACCGCTGCACCGCCTGGGACAACCCCGGCACCGGGTTCAACGTCAACCGCTCAGACAGCACGCTGACCAGGAACCTCGCGGTGGCCAACGGGACCGCGGTGTCGCTCGGCGCGAACTCCAGCGGCTCGGGCAACTCGTGGGACCTCGGCGGCGCCTGGTCGCTGCAGAGCACCGACCCGTCCACGATCACCGGAGCACGGGCCGCCGACGGCTCGATCCCCTCCTCCACGTTCCTGCGCCCGACCAGCGGCGCTGACGTCGGGGCGCGCTTCTGA
- a CDS encoding SGNH/GDSL hydrolase family protein: MIKRSRAVAALAGLCLVATTLVAAAGPASGGLPPRWVGSWGTALTAPSLANTGSSLNGFTDQSIRQLVRISLGGQKVRLRFTNAYGTGPLTIGRASVGLPVTAGSPTLQPGSIRQVTFGGGTSTVVYKGAEVISDPVDLPVSTLQELAVTLYLPTPTGATSWHWTARQTSYIYAGDKADTADGSGQTAAYNHFYYLAGVEVFTPTGLGTVVVLGDSISDGSGATLNANTRWPDYLAGRVTGTWPALGDPGVLNVSLAGNQVTRDGLTLNSPALGDSALARLDDDVFSQPGVRTVIVELGINDVHLSGYPADRIIGGLRQLAVQAKDRGVRVVVATLGPFEGYSSWTPEKEAVRQAVNTWLRGDNEFDALLDFDKVLRDPAAPSKVLPAYDSGDHIHPNDTGAQALAAAVPLWLL, from the coding sequence ATGATCAAACGTAGCCGCGCCGTGGCCGCGCTCGCCGGGCTCTGCCTGGTCGCGACGACCCTGGTCGCCGCGGCGGGCCCGGCCTCCGGCGGGTTGCCGCCGCGCTGGGTGGGCAGCTGGGGCACCGCGCTCACCGCGCCGAGCCTGGCCAACACCGGCAGCTCGCTCAACGGCTTCACCGACCAGTCGATCCGCCAGCTCGTGCGGATCTCCCTCGGCGGGCAGAAGGTGCGGCTGCGGTTCACCAACGCGTACGGCACCGGCCCGCTGACCATCGGCCGGGCCAGCGTCGGTCTGCCCGTGACCGCCGGTTCGCCGACGCTGCAGCCCGGCAGCATCCGGCAGGTCACCTTCGGCGGCGGCACGTCGACCGTGGTCTACAAGGGCGCCGAGGTGATCAGTGACCCGGTCGACCTGCCGGTCTCCACGCTGCAGGAGCTGGCCGTGACGCTGTACCTGCCCACCCCGACCGGAGCCACGTCGTGGCACTGGACCGCCCGGCAGACCTCCTACATCTACGCGGGCGACAAGGCCGACACCGCCGACGGCAGCGGACAGACCGCCGCGTACAACCACTTCTACTATCTGGCCGGAGTCGAGGTCTTCACTCCGACCGGGCTGGGCACGGTGGTCGTGCTCGGCGACTCGATCAGCGACGGGTCGGGCGCCACGCTCAACGCGAACACCCGCTGGCCCGACTACCTCGCCGGCCGCGTGACCGGCACCTGGCCCGCACTGGGCGACCCCGGCGTGCTCAACGTGAGCCTCGCCGGAAACCAGGTCACCCGGGACGGGCTGACGCTCAACTCGCCTGCGCTGGGCGACAGCGCGCTGGCCCGCCTGGACGACGATGTGTTCAGCCAGCCGGGCGTGCGCACGGTGATCGTCGAGCTGGGCATCAACGACGTGCACCTGTCGGGATACCCCGCCGACCGGATCATCGGCGGCCTGCGGCAACTCGCCGTCCAGGCCAAGGACCGCGGCGTACGGGTCGTCGTGGCGACGCTGGGCCCGTTCGAGGGCTACTCGTCGTGGACGCCGGAGAAGGAGGCCGTCCGCCAGGCGGTCAACACCTGGCTGCGCGGCGACAACGAGTTCGACGCGTTGCTCGACTTCGACAAGGTGCTGCGCGACCCGGCCGCGCCGAGCAAGGTGCTGCCCGCCTACGACAGCGGCGACCACATCCACCCCAACGACACCGGCGCCCAGGCCCTGGCCGCGGCCGTACCGCTCTGGCTGCTGTGA
- a CDS encoding ABC transporter ATP-binding protein, which produces MTVRTPMQTRELIAQGARLCGRMIRSEPRLFLVSLGGAALVVVLSIGSAFAIGAVVADVVAPMLDRGRVDAGLLAAAAAALLGLSALKVVGIFSRRLGAVYLQQSLQARQRKAIVRKYLRLPPAWHRDNPTGALLSNASSDVDASASPAGSLAYAIATVFLLVGALIALFAVDWTLGLVGLVVFPGLLTVFAVYSRRVAPRYRLAQSLRARVTALAHESFDGALTVKVMGRADHQTRRFADQVGELRQALVSIGRTRAWHDPVIDALPQVGTIAVLVVGAWRCEQGALGLSDLTAAAFLFALMDMPIRAIGWLLGAMPRAVAGAERVDRVLAADEDLPHGTASLGAGRAELRLRQVSVRNLRDVSFRVAPGRVVALVGSTGSGKSTVAAIAARLLPPESGAVLIDGVDARELTARAYAAAVSYVPQVPFVFADSVRGNVALGRPGVDDDAIWRALAVARADDFVRLLPQGLDTELGERGAALSGGQRQRIALARALAGGPRLLVLDDATSAVDPVVEAAVVAGLRAAPGGPAMLVVATRRPTIALADEVVYLDRGEVVAAGAHHELMRDVAGYRELLAAYDRRVGG; this is translated from the coding sequence GTGACGGTGCGCACGCCGATGCAGACCCGGGAGCTGATCGCGCAGGGCGCCAGGCTGTGCGGGCGCATGATCCGGTCCGAGCCGCGCCTGTTCCTGGTCTCGCTCGGCGGCGCGGCCCTGGTGGTGGTCCTGTCGATCGGCAGCGCGTTCGCGATCGGCGCGGTGGTCGCCGACGTGGTCGCGCCGATGCTGGACCGGGGGCGCGTCGACGCCGGGCTGCTGGCCGCGGCGGCCGCCGCGCTGCTGGGCCTGAGCGCGCTGAAGGTGGTCGGCATCTTCAGCCGCCGCCTGGGCGCGGTCTACCTGCAGCAGAGCCTGCAGGCGCGGCAGCGCAAGGCCATCGTGCGCAAGTATCTGCGCCTGCCGCCCGCGTGGCACCGCGACAACCCGACCGGGGCGCTGCTGTCGAACGCGTCGTCGGACGTCGACGCGTCGGCGTCGCCCGCGGGCAGCCTCGCGTACGCCATCGCGACGGTGTTCCTGCTGGTCGGGGCGCTCATCGCGCTGTTCGCGGTGGACTGGACGCTCGGCCTGGTCGGTCTGGTGGTCTTTCCGGGCCTGCTCACGGTGTTCGCGGTCTACTCGCGCCGGGTTGCGCCACGTTACCGGCTCGCCCAGTCGCTGCGGGCGCGGGTGACCGCGCTGGCGCACGAGAGCTTCGACGGCGCGCTGACGGTCAAGGTGATGGGCCGTGCGGACCACCAGACACGACGGTTCGCCGACCAGGTCGGCGAGCTGCGGCAGGCACTGGTGTCGATCGGCCGGACCCGTGCCTGGCACGATCCGGTGATCGACGCGCTGCCGCAGGTGGGCACGATAGCCGTGCTGGTCGTCGGGGCGTGGCGGTGCGAGCAGGGCGCGCTCGGGCTGAGTGACCTGACCGCCGCGGCGTTCCTGTTCGCGCTGATGGACATGCCGATCCGGGCCATCGGCTGGCTGCTGGGCGCGATGCCCCGGGCGGTGGCTGGCGCGGAGCGGGTGGACCGGGTCCTCGCCGCCGACGAGGATCTGCCGCACGGCACGGCCTCGCTCGGCGCGGGACGGGCCGAGCTGCGGTTGCGGCAGGTGAGCGTGCGCAACCTGCGTGACGTGTCGTTCCGGGTGGCCCCGGGCCGGGTGGTCGCGCTGGTCGGGTCGACGGGCTCCGGCAAGTCGACGGTGGCGGCGATCGCGGCGCGGCTGCTGCCGCCCGAGTCGGGCGCGGTGCTGATCGACGGGGTCGACGCGCGGGAGCTGACGGCGCGGGCATACGCGGCAGCGGTGTCCTACGTGCCGCAGGTGCCGTTCGTGTTCGCCGACAGCGTGCGCGGCAACGTCGCGCTGGGGCGGCCCGGCGTCGACGACGACGCGATCTGGCGGGCGCTGGCCGTGGCGCGGGCCGACGACTTCGTCCGGCTGCTGCCGCAGGGCCTGGACACCGAGCTCGGCGAGCGCGGCGCGGCCCTGTCCGGCGGGCAGCGTCAGCGGATCGCGCTGGCCCGCGCCCTGGCCGGCGGCCCGCGGCTGCTGGTGCTCGACGACGCGACCAGCGCGGTCGATCCGGTCGTCGAGGCGGCGGTCGTCGCGGGCCTGCGCGCAGCCCCCGGCGGCCCGGCGATGCTCGTCGTCGCGACCCGGCGGCCGACGATCGCCCTCGCCGATGAGGTCGTCTACCTGGACCGGGGCGAGGTGGTGGCGGCGGGCGCGCATCACGAGCTGATGCGGGACGTGGCGGGCTATCGGGAGCTGCTGGCGGCGTACGACCGGCGGGTGGGCGGGTGA
- a CDS encoding ABC transporter ATP-binding protein, translating into MWDTLRRALRLSPELRHGLAVTLLLAVGMTAGRAAVPVAVQRGIDDGLRGPGGPDAGVVAVIGAAGLGVLLLSMICGYAMMLRLFDVSETALAAVRVKVFRHVHDLPVLHVGAQQRGALVARATSDVDQITAFLQWNGVVLFICVGQTLVTGTVMFLYSWPLALVVLAVFAPVGWVVRAAMRDLADAYGTVRQRSAQMLAVVSESVVGAEVIRSYDVSARTVARLDEAVDAHRLASQRASRLTVTAYSAGEVATGVAMAATAAVGVLLGVGGRMTVGEIAAFLFLVAQFALPAQVAGEMLNGLQNAVAGWRRVLDILDVAPDPADHAEAVDLPPGPVAVTLRGVGFVYPDTSAEVLRDVDLEIAAGSRVAVVGQTGAGKTTLAKLVARLAAPSRGQVLLTGVPLDRVRLRCLRDRVVMVPQEGFLFGGSLADNIRFGRALTDDEVAGVLRELGLLDWAAGLPDGLGTVVGERGEGLSVGERQFVAVARAHAAGADLLILDEATSAVDPATEVRLRTAMDRVSRGRTTITIAHRLATARGADEVIVVDDGRAVQRGRHEELLAAAGSPYAKLHAAWLAGENALA; encoded by the coding sequence ATGTGGGACACGCTGCGGCGGGCGCTGCGCCTGTCGCCCGAACTGCGTCACGGCCTGGCCGTGACGCTGCTGCTCGCGGTAGGCATGACCGCCGGGCGGGCCGCGGTGCCGGTCGCGGTGCAGCGCGGCATCGACGACGGGCTGCGCGGGCCGGGCGGCCCGGACGCCGGGGTGGTCGCGGTGATCGGCGCGGCCGGGCTCGGCGTGCTGCTGCTGTCCATGATCTGCGGGTACGCGATGATGCTGCGCCTGTTCGACGTCAGCGAGACGGCGCTGGCCGCGGTGCGGGTGAAGGTATTCCGGCACGTGCACGACCTGCCGGTGCTGCACGTGGGCGCGCAGCAGCGCGGCGCGCTGGTGGCGCGGGCGACCTCCGACGTGGACCAGATCACCGCGTTCCTGCAGTGGAACGGCGTGGTCCTGTTCATCTGCGTCGGGCAGACGCTGGTCACCGGCACGGTGATGTTCCTCTACTCGTGGCCGCTGGCGCTGGTGGTGCTGGCGGTGTTCGCGCCGGTCGGCTGGGTGGTCCGGGCGGCCATGCGGGACCTGGCCGACGCCTACGGGACGGTGCGGCAGCGGTCGGCGCAGATGCTCGCGGTCGTGTCGGAGAGTGTCGTCGGGGCCGAGGTGATCCGGTCCTACGACGTGTCGGCCCGTACGGTCGCCCGCCTCGACGAGGCCGTCGACGCGCACCGGCTCGCCTCCCAGCGGGCGTCGCGGCTGACGGTCACGGCGTACTCGGCCGGGGAGGTCGCGACCGGGGTGGCGATGGCGGCGACGGCCGCGGTCGGCGTGCTGCTGGGCGTCGGCGGGCGGATGACGGTCGGCGAGATCGCCGCGTTCCTGTTCCTGGTGGCCCAGTTCGCGCTGCCGGCGCAGGTCGCCGGGGAGATGCTCAACGGGCTGCAGAACGCCGTCGCCGGGTGGCGGCGGGTGCTGGACATCCTCGACGTCGCGCCGGACCCCGCCGACCATGCCGAGGCCGTCGACCTGCCGCCCGGCCCGGTCGCGGTGACCCTGCGCGGGGTCGGTTTCGTCTACCCGGACACGTCGGCGGAGGTGCTGCGAGACGTGGACCTGGAGATCGCCGCGGGCAGCCGGGTGGCGGTCGTGGGCCAGACCGGCGCGGGCAAGACCACACTGGCGAAGCTGGTGGCCCGGTTGGCCGCACCCAGCCGGGGGCAGGTGCTGCTGACGGGCGTGCCGCTGGACCGGGTGCGGCTGCGATGCCTGCGCGACCGGGTGGTCATGGTGCCGCAGGAGGGTTTCCTGTTCGGCGGTTCACTGGCCGACAACATCCGGTTCGGACGCGCGCTCACCGACGACGAGGTGGCCGGGGTGCTGCGTGAGCTGGGCCTGCTGGACTGGGCCGCGGGCCTGCCCGACGGGCTCGGCACGGTGGTCGGCGAACGCGGTGAGGGCCTGAGCGTCGGCGAGCGGCAGTTCGTCGCGGTCGCGCGGGCCCATGCCGCGGGCGCGGACCTGCTGATCCTGGACGAGGCGACCAGCGCCGTGGACCCGGCCACCGAGGTGCGGCTGCGTACGGCGATGGATCGGGTGTCGCGGGGGCGTACCACGATCACGATCGCGCACCGGCTGGCCACCGCCCGCGGCGCGGACGAGGTGATCGTGGTCGACGACGGGCGGGCCGTGCAGCGGGGACGCCATGAGGAGCTACTGGCCGCGGCGGGGTCGCCGTACGCGAAGCTCCACGCCGCGTGGCTGGCGGGCGAGAACGCCCTGGCCTGA
- a CDS encoding serine hydrolase domain-containing protein, whose translation MWRKSVVGVAAILVTALAGCAQSTRPPVDRDGPRSADRDAQLTAAFPELMRQASIPGAIVGVWQEGKPAYVRAFGVQDTSTGQPMTTDLHMRIGSLTKTFTVTALLLLAQQGKLGLDDPIDRYVTGVPSGDVITLRQLAAMRSGLFNYAEVTMANLSSEPDRQWTPQELLAVSFSRPLLFEPGTKFDYSNTNTVLLGLVVEKVSGQSIETFIDQHILKPERLGSTAFPPGSDFPSPHSQGYAKAADGATVNATNWNSSWGWAAGQMVSTLDDVRVWTQDLAMGKLLTPEMRRQRDQFLPAPEEGQGAQYGLAIENQNGWIGHNGNIAGFMTYPYYLPDEQTTMVVMLNSNVDVPGSWALMEGIVKIVSPGHPWPKLPTE comes from the coding sequence ATGTGGCGGAAGAGCGTGGTCGGGGTGGCCGCGATCCTGGTGACAGCCCTGGCCGGATGTGCCCAGTCGACCCGTCCGCCGGTCGACCGGGACGGCCCGCGTTCGGCTGACCGGGATGCCCAGCTCACCGCCGCGTTTCCCGAGCTGATGCGGCAGGCCTCGATTCCGGGGGCGATCGTCGGTGTCTGGCAGGAGGGCAAGCCCGCATACGTACGGGCGTTCGGTGTCCAGGACACGAGCACCGGACAGCCCATGACCACAGATCTGCACATGCGTATCGGCAGCCTCACCAAGACGTTCACCGTGACGGCCCTGCTGCTGCTGGCGCAGCAGGGGAAACTCGGACTCGACGATCCGATCGACCGGTACGTGACCGGTGTCCCGAGCGGCGATGTGATCACATTGCGCCAGTTGGCCGCGATGCGCAGCGGGCTGTTCAACTACGCGGAAGTGACCATGGCCAACCTGTCGAGCGAGCCCGATCGCCAGTGGACGCCGCAGGAGCTCCTCGCCGTCAGCTTCAGCCGTCCGCTGCTCTTCGAGCCGGGCACGAAGTTCGACTACTCCAACACCAACACCGTGCTGCTGGGGCTCGTCGTCGAGAAGGTCTCCGGCCAGTCGATCGAAACATTCATCGACCAGCACATCCTGAAGCCGGAACGGCTGGGGAGCACTGCCTTCCCGCCCGGCTCCGACTTCCCCTCTCCTCATTCCCAGGGCTACGCGAAAGCCGCCGACGGTGCGACCGTGAACGCCACGAACTGGAACTCCTCATGGGGATGGGCGGCAGGTCAGATGGTGTCGACGCTCGACGACGTCCGCGTCTGGACCCAGGACTTGGCCATGGGCAAGCTGCTCACCCCCGAGATGCGCCGGCAGCGCGATCAGTTCCTGCCCGCGCCCGAGGAGGGACAGGGCGCTCAGTACGGTCTGGCGATCGAGAACCAGAACGGCTGGATCGGCCACAACGGCAACATCGCCGGCTTCATGACGTATCCGTACTACCTGCCGGATGAGCAGACCACCATGGTCGTGATGCTCAACTCGAACGTCGATGTGCCGGGGAGCTGGGCTTTGATGGAGGGGATCGTGAAGATCGTCAGTCCGGGCCACCCCTGGCCCAAGCTGCCCACCGAGTAG
- a CDS encoding NUDIX hydrolase, with protein MQVGGRRATEWTMHGERVVDDTRRAALSIADVELPNGVRFEQYVLRVPTAAMVIVVDEAERVLMMWRHRFILDRWVWELPGGYIDPDEEPAVCAAREVEEETGWRPRSLEPLVTFQPMVGTIDQTNLVYLSRGADHVGTAPDINETERVEWIPLDDIERRLRLGEILRSGSVAGLLALLLLKAQGRLCGRLNRRARLGKRVRCVE; from the coding sequence ATGCAGGTAGGCGGGCGTCGGGCCACCGAATGGACGATGCACGGCGAGCGGGTGGTCGACGACACCCGGCGTGCGGCGCTGAGCATTGCGGATGTCGAGCTCCCCAACGGCGTCCGCTTCGAGCAGTACGTGCTTCGCGTGCCGACAGCAGCGATGGTGATCGTGGTCGACGAGGCCGAGCGTGTGCTGATGATGTGGCGCCACCGCTTCATCCTCGACCGGTGGGTGTGGGAGCTGCCCGGCGGCTACATCGACCCCGACGAGGAGCCGGCCGTGTGCGCCGCACGCGAGGTCGAGGAGGAGACCGGTTGGCGACCCCGTTCACTCGAACCGCTGGTGACCTTCCAACCCATGGTTGGCACCATCGATCAGACGAACCTTGTCTACCTGAGCCGCGGTGCCGACCATGTAGGCACCGCACCGGACATCAACGAGACCGAACGGGTCGAGTGGATCCCGCTCGACGATATCGAACGGCGCCTGCGACTCGGCGAGATCCTCAGGTCGGGGTCAGTCGCAGGATTACTCGCGCTCCTACTGCTGAAGGCGCAGGGCAGGCTCTGCGGACGACTCAACAGACGGGCAAGGTTGGGCAAACGCGTACGGTGTGTTGAGTAG
- a CDS encoding pentapeptide repeat-containing protein — translation MDTRTLRQLDVLLPGEEPDELDLAEELPRDGSTVTEQLITGDVWSRAQLFRVTVARSWFIDADLSTSRFDGVTLDRCALKGCTLVGAQWTGAVFKNVVLENCRLDYATFTELRAAMGVALIGCSMVETVFDRCRLNALALDECRLTSTRFEASDLRGADLRGNDLSTVGEIMSLRGAIVADAQLPALAEALVNDLELTVR, via the coding sequence ATGGATACGCGAACGCTGCGCCAACTCGACGTGCTGCTCCCCGGCGAGGAGCCTGACGAACTCGACCTGGCCGAAGAGCTACCCCGCGACGGCTCCACCGTCACCGAGCAGTTGATCACCGGCGACGTATGGTCACGCGCACAGCTCTTCCGCGTTACCGTAGCCCGGTCATGGTTCATCGACGCTGACCTGTCGACATCGAGGTTCGACGGCGTAACGCTCGACCGCTGCGCTCTCAAGGGCTGCACGCTCGTCGGCGCGCAGTGGACCGGCGCTGTGTTCAAGAACGTCGTCCTGGAGAACTGCCGTCTGGACTACGCGACCTTTACCGAGCTGCGAGCCGCGATGGGCGTCGCGTTGATCGGCTGCTCCATGGTCGAAACCGTGTTCGACCGGTGCAGGTTGAACGCGCTGGCACTCGACGAATGCCGGCTGACGTCAACCCGCTTCGAGGCTAGCGACCTGCGCGGAGCAGACCTCCGTGGCAACGACCTCTCCACGGTCGGCGAGATCATGTCCCTGCGAGGCGCGATCGTCGCCGACGCCCAGCTCCCCGCGCTGGCGGAGGCGTTAGTCAACGATCTCGAACTGACCGTGAGATAG
- the amcA gene encoding multiple cyclophane-containing RiPP AmcA, which translates to MTTLQLLATADRDDLAKLGITAETALAGLPNGAKFDNRPTWDNGSKGFDNRPTWDNWSKSKK; encoded by the coding sequence ATGACCACCCTGCAACTGCTCGCCACCGCTGACCGCGACGACCTGGCAAAGCTCGGCATCACCGCCGAGACCGCTCTCGCCGGCCTACCTAACGGCGCGAAGTTCGACAACCGTCCCACCTGGGACAACGGCAGCAAGGGCTTTGACAACCGGCCCACCTGGGACAACTGGTCGAAGTCGAAGAAATGA
- the amcB gene encoding cyclophane-forming radical SAM peptide maturase AmcB codes for MNDRIMIASVFHTLVVQPTTLCNLDCGYCYLPDRRRQRLMRFDVAAALAASVAEQDSAHPVEVVWHGGEPIATPIGHLRSLLAEFERLRRTGRIRHGVQTNATLLSPAWCDLLVEYGFHVGVSIDGPAACNVARADRAGRPAFDRIMRGIRILRECGVPFEVICVVTADTIDRADELVEFFTDLGCASVGFNIEEQEGLNAHRPQVTAAQAEAFWLRLWQLHEAGHALRIRDLDRLRDHVTAMRFGGTPASLPYDPIPTVAHNGDTVILSPELLGIRSVDYGDFLIGNVLHESLPIMIGKARTLRQVTEFESALRSCAATCEFWKFCGGAQAGNRFFELGNFDATETAHCRNSKQALVRSALTHLTTPKGTPT; via the coding sequence ATGAACGACCGGATCATGATCGCGAGCGTCTTCCATACTCTGGTCGTCCAGCCCACAACCCTGTGCAACCTCGACTGCGGCTATTGCTACCTGCCCGACCGCAGGAGGCAACGCTTGATGCGCTTCGACGTGGCAGCGGCGCTGGCCGCGTCTGTCGCTGAGCAGGACAGCGCCCACCCGGTCGAGGTCGTCTGGCACGGCGGCGAGCCGATCGCCACCCCGATCGGACATCTACGCTCGTTGCTGGCGGAGTTCGAGCGCCTCCGGCGGACCGGACGGATCAGGCACGGCGTCCAGACCAACGCCACGCTGCTCAGCCCCGCGTGGTGTGACCTGCTGGTCGAATACGGGTTTCACGTCGGGGTGTCGATCGACGGTCCGGCCGCGTGCAACGTGGCGAGGGCGGACCGGGCCGGGCGTCCGGCGTTCGATCGGATCATGCGCGGCATTCGGATCCTGCGGGAGTGCGGCGTGCCGTTCGAGGTGATCTGCGTGGTCACGGCGGACACCATCGACCGCGCCGACGAACTGGTCGAGTTCTTCACGGACCTGGGCTGCGCCTCGGTCGGGTTCAACATCGAGGAGCAGGAGGGCCTCAACGCACACCGACCACAGGTCACCGCGGCCCAGGCCGAGGCGTTCTGGCTACGGCTGTGGCAACTACACGAAGCTGGGCACGCGCTGCGCATCCGCGACCTCGACCGCCTTCGCGACCACGTGACCGCCATGCGTTTCGGCGGAACTCCTGCCTCGCTGCCGTACGACCCGATTCCGACCGTCGCACACAACGGCGACACCGTGATCCTGTCGCCGGAGTTGCTCGGTATCCGCTCCGTGGACTATGGCGACTTCCTCATTGGCAACGTGCTGCACGAGTCGCTGCCGATCATGATCGGTAAGGCGCGCACCCTGCGGCAGGTCACCGAGTTCGAATCCGCGCTGCGCTCCTGCGCCGCTACCTGCGAGTTCTGGAAGTTCTGTGGCGGCGCGCAAGCGGGGAACCGGTTCTTCGAACTCGGCAACTTCGACGCGACCGAGACCGCTCACTGCCGCAACAGCAAACAAGCCCTCGTCCGCTCCGCCCTCACCCACCTCACCACACCGAAGGGAACGCCGACATGA